A segment of the Streptomyces sp. P9-A2 genome:
CCTGCCCAAGTCCTGGACCGACGACCGCGACCGCTGCCGCGCGGCCAAGATCCCCGATCATCGGGAGTTCGCCACCAAGAACACCCTCGCGGCGACGATCGTCCGCAGGGCGCTGGCCTCGCCGCTGCCGATCGCCTGGGTGACGGCGGACGCCGCCTACGGACAGGACAACCGCTTTCGCCGGATGCTGGAAACATCCGGCGTCGGCTACGTCCTGGCCGTTCCCAAGTCCCAGTTCTCCCTGGCCGGCCCACGCATCGACATGGTGTTCGAGCAGGCCCCCGAACAGGCCTGGGAACGCCGTTCCTGCGGCGCGGGAGCCAAGGGGCAGCGCGAGTACGACTGGGCGGCCGTGCAGTTGCGCCCGGTGGCCGAGTACGACTACCAGGACGGCGTGCTGATCCGTCGACGGTGGGCGCTGGCGCGGCGCAGCGTGAGCCGGCCGGACGAGATCGCCTACTACCTCGGCTATGCGCCGCTGGATGTCGGCGTGGACGTGCTGGTGCGCGTCGCCGGCGTCCGGTGGGCGATCGAGGAGTGTTTCCAGGCGGCGAAGAACGAGTGCGGCCTGGACGAATACGAGGTACGCCGCTACGTGGGCTGGTACCGGCACATCACCCTCGCCATGCTCGCCCACGCCTTCCTCGCCGTGATGAGCGCGCAAGCAGCCGAAAAGGGGGATCCACCAGTGAGGATGCAGAGGTCATCGCGCTCACTGTGGCAGAAGTGCGGCGACTCCTGGCAGCTCGCGCGCCCCGAGATCCCCGCGCCCGCACCCGCGCGCTGAGTTGGTCGCGGTGGCGCCGACGACGCCAGGCGGTGGCCCGCCGCTGCCACTATCGCCGTCGTGGGCACTCCTTCGAGGGGCCTGCGGGCAGAAGCCGTCCGTGACAGCATCCTGCCCGCTACACTCCCACCGCTCGACGTTTCCCCACGTCAAGCCACGAAGTCCGGCTGGAGTACTAGTACTCCAGCAGGACTTTGCTGTCTGACCTGCGGGTTTCGCTGGGCGGCTGGAGTGTAGCGGGACTTCGATCGTGCGGGGGCGGTCTCACGGAGACCGCCCCTCGATCGTGCGACAACGCCGCAGGTAGTGACAGCGGCGGGGCAGCCTCCGAAGGTGATCACCGAGTATGCCGCCGCGCAGTGGGACCTCGAACTGGACGATCTCTTCCTGACCATCGGGCACCGCTTCGGCAGAGTCGAGCTCCGCCGCCGCATGCGTGACTACGTACGCGGGCTGCTCGCCCCGGTGGCCCGCAAGAACAGCTGGCAGCTGGCCGAACAGGCCGGCCACCCCACGCCCGACGGCCTGCAGCACCTCCTCGCCGGATCGAAGTGGGAGCCCGATGACATCCGCGACGACCTGCAGAAATACGTCGCCGACAAGCTCGGCGAGGCCGACGGCGTCCTGATCATCGACGACACCGGGTTCATCAAGAAGGGCACCACCTCAGCCGGGGTCCAGCGCCAGTACTCCGGAACCGCCGGCCGGACCGAGAACTGCCAGATCGGCGTCTTCGCCGCCTACGCCTCCGCCCGCGGCCGGGCCCTGGTCGACCGCGAGCTCTACCTCCCGAAGTCCTGGACCGAGGACCGGGAACGCTGCCGCGCCGCAAGGGTCCCCGACGAGAGGGAGTTCGCCACCAAGGGTGAACTGGCCCGGCACATGGTGTTGCGGGCCGTCGCCTCGCCGCTGCCCATTGCCTGGGTCACCGCGGATTCCGCCTACGGTCAGGACAACCGATTCCGCCGGCTGCTGGAACAGTCGGGTGTCGGTTACGTGCTGGCCGTCCCCAAGTCCCAGTTCAGCGTGGGCTGTTCGCGCATCGAGGTTCTGTTCGCGCAGGCCCCGGACGAAGCGTGGGAGAAGATCTCCTGCGGCGACGGCGCGAAGGGGCCCCGCGTCTACCACTGGGCAGCGGTGCGGCTGCCGGCCGTCGCCGAGTTCGACTATCAGGGCGAGGTCCCTCACCGGATGCGGTGGGCACTGGCCCGGCGCAGCATCAGCAAGCCCGACGAGATCGCCTACTATCTCGCCTACACACCCCTTCAGGTCACCGTCCAGGAGCTGGTGCGGGTCGCCGGCACACGTTGGGCGATCGAGGAATGCTTCCAGGCCGCGAAGAACGAATGCGGCCTGGACCAGTACGAAGTCCGCCGTTACGTGGGCTGGTATCGGCACATCACTCTGGCCATGCTCGCGCACGCCTTCCTGGCCGCCACGGCACGCCAGCCGTGGGAAAAAGGGGCGGAACAGGTGGGACAGCCGGGGCCATCGAGCTCACAGTGGCGGAGGTTCGGCGACTCATGGCAGCTTGTCGTGCCCGGCCCCCGCACCTGAGCGGACACCGAGGACTACACCACGCGCTGAGCTGGTCGAACTGGCGCCGCCGACGCCAAGCAGTCGCCCGCCGCTGTCACTACCTGCGGCGTTGTCGCACGATCGAGGGGCGGTCTCCGTGAGACCGCCCCCGCACGATCGAAGTCCCGCTACACTCCAGCCGCCCAGCGAAACCCGCAGGTCAGACAGCAAAGTCCTGCTGGAGTACTAGGCATCGACCAGGCCTGTTGGCCGGGGCGCTGCCGTGCCTGTCAGGACGACTGCGATGCTCAAGTAACCCTCAAAAAAGTGTGTTTGTGATTGTAGGTCAAAGTGGATCGTGGGACAGTTGTATCGCCTTGAGGGTTAGGTGCCTTCACGGTGTAGGGGGAATTTAGCGCATTCGAAGATGAAGAGATTCCCTGTTGTCCGATTTTGCTTGCTTGAGGACCTGGAGAACAGAAGTATGCGCATCACCAAGAAGACCAGCTTCACGGGGGCCGTCGTGCTGATGGCCGCAGCCGCAACACTCGTTCTCGCTGTTCCGGGAACCGCCCAGGCGGCGGCTTGGTCAACCAGTTGCGATAAGTGGGCTGCTGACAATGACCCCGGCTCCAACGATATGGTTGCCTCTCTTTGGAGGACAAGCGATTCCACCAAGGCTGCCCGAGCGTCCTTCAAGGGCAAGGGTGAGACATTGTCCGCTCGCAACTGGGCGGGGGCCTCGACAACAGTCAGTGTTGAATGGGCGACGGCAGACGGCTCAAAGATCGAGAGGATCTGGGACCGAGCCCTCGGGTCCGGGGAATCAGTCGATATGGATTTCGATATCCCTGAAGGGCGTACGGTTTGGGTGAGCATCGGAACGCCAGGGGGTTCAACAGCCGTGTGTAAGGGTAAGGCCTGATACTTGCAGAGCGATACTCCCGGGGAATCCCGGGGTGTGGGCTTCTGTATATGGCGGTGCCGAATAAGCTGAATGGCCTCGAAGGGGTCGGGCAGATTTTCTGTCCGGCCCTTTCTGTGCAGACAGAGTCATCGGCCGAGTCGAGTTCACCTTCCTCATCAGGCAGCTGCACACTGTGCGCGCGGCACGGTCGCCGGCCGGGCTGGAGCGGGGCGGAGACAGGAGCGCAGGCCCGGCCGGGGGTCGGGCCGCACGCGGGGAGCGGAGCGAGCCGCCTTGAACCCGTGAAGAAGGTTGTAACTCAGTGGGATTCAGGCTTCGGTTGGCCCGTCTGACCGCTTGGCTGCGGTGATCCTGCATGCTTGTCCTGCGGCGCGTTGGAGTGCCTGGGCCATCTGGTCGGCGTCGTCGGCGTTCAGCAGGATTTCTTGTGTCCAGAGGAGCGAGAGCCTGACGGTGCCATCGTGCAGGTGTACGGCTACGTCGACTTCTGTGTCGTGGCCGGCTGCGTCCCGGATGTCGTCCAGGCCTGGGTCGCTTGCGAACGCGCTCATGCTCCGATGTTCCACAGCGGGGCGTCGTACTGGTCCGGTCTGCTGTGGATGAGGAGCTGGCGTAGCTCGCCGCGCTGGGAGCCGCTGAGGTTCAAGGCCTCGGTGAGGTGGCGGAACGTCGTGTGGGTGACTCCGCGGGTTCGGGCCTCACTCTGGAACTGGTCGAGCCGAGACAGCACGTCGTCGCGGTCCAGCTTCGTCGGTGGCCGTTCAGTGAGCCATGCTGCCTTGTTGCGTTCGTAGTCGATTTCCGAGAAGCCGCAGATCTCGCGGCTGCATGCCTCGGCCTGGTCCAGGGTGGCGGTCGTCATGACGGCGCGGGCCAGGCTGTTGCGGCTGACCGCGTCGTCCAGGCCGACTTCGTGGACCGTGGGGCCTTCGTCGGTGAGGAGCACGGGAAGGCCGGCGTCGCGTACCTCGCAGATGCCGCGGGCTCCTCGGGCTGTTGCGGCGAGCATGGCGGTGGCCTCTGAGGGGTGCCATTCCAGGATGCTGCCGATCGTCTCCACGTCCTCGGCCGTGAAGGTGTGGACGGGAGTGCCGAACAGAGGGCGCAGATCCTCGGGGGAGATCTCGCCGTCCAGCCCGGGGCCTGCGACCAGGAGCCGGATCGGGGCATTGACCTGGCAGCAGGCGGCGAGGGTGAGGGCGTCGGCGAGTGGGCTCTTGAGGGTGGGTTCGTCGCCCTGGGCGAGGATGTCGCCGCCGACGTCGAGCAGATCGATCGATGTCGGTTCCAGATGGGACACCAGCTCTTCGAGTTGGCGGGTGATGCCCTCGGCGCCGTGGTGCGGGTCGAACAGGGCCAGGGTGTGCGGGAGTTCTGCCGCGAGGCGGGGGAGGGTGGAGCCCGCCGGGGCGATCGGCTCGGCCTCGGCCGGCACCGACCAGACGGACCGGGTGACGGGTTCGAGCCCCGTGAAGCTGTCGGCGCCTCGCGGTCCCGGAAGCGGGTCAATCAGGAGGCGGTCCCACGCGTACGTGAGGATCACCGCCTGGTCCTCGTCGCCGTAGAGGGCGGCGTGAAGCATGGCGGCGGCGACTGCGTCGCCCCCTCCTCCTGCTGCGACGATCAACCGCGTCATGCCTTCAGAGTACGGGTTCGAGGGTTGGCCACTCACCCTATAGTGGCCAAAGGCCATAGCCACTTGGACAAGGGAAGGAGGGGAGATGCCGCAGATCGAAGAGGCTCAGCCGAAGTATCTCCAGATCGCCCACTACATCCGTGACCAGATTCTTCGGGGTGACCTGCGGCCGGGGGACGAGGTTCCCTCGGAACGGCAGCTCGCCGCGGACTGGAAGGTGTCCCGGCCCACGGCCGCGCGGTCGCTGGAGGCGCTGAGCCATCAGGGCCTGGTCGAGAAGCGCCAGGGCTCGGGGACGTACGTGCGAAGCCTCGAAGTGAACCGGCGTGCACGGGAGTTGTATGGGCGTGCCCGGCAGACCGGGAAGATCTACACGCCCGGGGAGTACGCGGTGATCAATTCGGCCGGGTGGCTGGAAGCTCCGGACCACGTCGCCGAGGCCCTGGGTCTGGTGAAGGACCGCCGAGCCGTGCACCGCCGGCGCGTGACCAACAACCAGGACGGCCCGATCAACCTGTCCACCTCGTGGTTCGCTCCGGACGTCGGCCAGCGCGCGCCCAAGCTCACGGACCCCGAGCGAATCCAGGAAGGCACGCTCATGTACGTCGAGCGGATGACTGGGCGTCAAGGCAGTTATGCCGAAGACCGTATGTGTGCTCGGGCCGCCACGGACGAGGAGGCGGCCGACCTGCGGTTGGAGTCGGGATCCGCGGTCCTCATCGTCCATCACGTCGTCTTCGACCTCCAGGACCGCCCTCTGGAGTTCGCCGAAGCCACCTACCCGCCGCACCGCTGGGCGTTCGAACAGGGCTACCCGCTCACCTGACGACGACTCGCCAGTTCCGGCGAACCGCTTGCACTCTCGAAGTGGCTAATGCCACTATCCACAAAGTGGCTAAGGCCACTTGGAGGAGAAGGGGGCACGACGTGACGAGTCGGCGGCCGGAGCAGGATGCGCGGTTAGCTTGCCGGGGGTGTCGGGGGCGCGGTTGGAAGCGCGTCGGCTCCCGAACGGCGCTGGCGCTCTCCACGGCCAACGACCGCAGCCGTGCCACGTCGAAGCGGCGCTGTCTCGACTGCGACGGCAGCGGCAAGGAGTGAGCACGCATGGCCTACACGATCGACCGCCACCCCTGTGAGGACTCACCGCGGCTCGGAGCGATGACCTTGCATCCGGAGCCCGAGTCCGTCCCCCGCGCCCGGCGCTGGTTCCGGAAGTTCATCGCTCCCTACAACCCGGCCTGCTCGGTCGACGACTGCACGCTGATGATCTCGGAGCTGGTGACCAACGCCATCCGCTACGGGAGGTCGGACGACTCGTGGGTGGTGCGGGTCGAGTGGTACCGCGAGGAAACCTCGCTCCGCGTCGACGTACACAACCCGGGCTTCCCG
Coding sequences within it:
- a CDS encoding IS701 family transposase, giving the protein MITEQAAETWDRDLDHLFTNIGHHFGRVEPRRRMRDYVRALLAPVARKNSWQLAEHAGHSTPDGLQHLLSRARWNPDDIRDDLQTYVAEHLGRPDGVLIIDDTGFLKKGTTSAGVQRQYSGTAGRTENCQIGVFAAYASTAGRALVDRELYLPKSWTDDRDRCRAAKIPDHREFATKNTLAATIVRRALASPLPIAWVTADAAYGQDNRFRRMLETSGVGYVLAVPKSQFSLAGPRIDMVFEQAPEQAWERRSCGAGAKGQREYDWAAVQLRPVAEYDYQDGVLIRRRWALARRSVSRPDEIAYYLGYAPLDVGVDVLVRVAGVRWAIEECFQAAKNECGLDEYEVRRYVGWYRHITLAMLAHAFLAVMSAQAAEKGDPPVRMQRSSRSLWQKCGDSWQLARPEIPAPAPAR
- a CDS encoding IS701 family transposase → MITEYAAAQWDLELDDLFLTIGHRFGRVELRRRMRDYVRGLLAPVARKNSWQLAEQAGHPTPDGLQHLLAGSKWEPDDIRDDLQKYVADKLGEADGVLIIDDTGFIKKGTTSAGVQRQYSGTAGRTENCQIGVFAAYASARGRALVDRELYLPKSWTEDRERCRAARVPDEREFATKGELARHMVLRAVASPLPIAWVTADSAYGQDNRFRRLLEQSGVGYVLAVPKSQFSVGCSRIEVLFAQAPDEAWEKISCGDGAKGPRVYHWAAVRLPAVAEFDYQGEVPHRMRWALARRSISKPDEIAYYLAYTPLQVTVQELVRVAGTRWAIEECFQAAKNECGLDQYEVRRYVGWYRHITLAMLAHAFLAATARQPWEKGAEQVGQPGPSSSQWRRFGDSWQLVVPGPRT
- a CDS encoding DUF1152 domain-containing protein; its protein translation is MTRLIVAAGGGGDAVAAAMLHAALYGDEDQAVILTYAWDRLLIDPLPGPRGADSFTGLEPVTRSVWSVPAEAEPIAPAGSTLPRLAAELPHTLALFDPHHGAEGITRQLEELVSHLEPTSIDLLDVGGDILAQGDEPTLKSPLADALTLAACCQVNAPIRLLVAGPGLDGEISPEDLRPLFGTPVHTFTAEDVETIGSILEWHPSEATAMLAATARGARGICEVRDAGLPVLLTDEGPTVHEVGLDDAVSRNSLARAVMTTATLDQAEACSREICGFSEIDYERNKAAWLTERPPTKLDRDDVLSRLDQFQSEARTRGVTHTTFRHLTEALNLSGSQRGELRQLLIHSRPDQYDAPLWNIGA
- a CDS encoding GntR family transcriptional regulator encodes the protein MPQIEEAQPKYLQIAHYIRDQILRGDLRPGDEVPSERQLAADWKVSRPTAARSLEALSHQGLVEKRQGSGTYVRSLEVNRRARELYGRARQTGKIYTPGEYAVINSAGWLEAPDHVAEALGLVKDRRAVHRRRVTNNQDGPINLSTSWFAPDVGQRAPKLTDPERIQEGTLMYVERMTGRQGSYAEDRMCARAATDEEAADLRLESGSAVLIVHHVVFDLQDRPLEFAEATYPPHRWAFEQGYPLT
- a CDS encoding ATP-binding protein, producing the protein MAYTIDRHPCEDSPRLGAMTLHPEPESVPRARRWFRKFIAPYNPACSVDDCTLMISELVTNAIRYGRSDDSWVVRVEWYREETSLRVDVHNPGFPANVRLRHPEANDAHGRGLLLVDSIADSWHSGPSCFGGTVVSFVVADAWPA